Proteins encoded within one genomic window of Borrelia parkeri:
- a CDS encoding undecaprenyl phosphate translocase family protein, whose amino-acid sequence MISIYIKGLLIGIASIIPGVSGGTLAFMLGIYYNIINSSANLIKLKKVKENTIFLGILSLGILTSTTILAKIFKSYILDGEIRETYLNVFFIGLTTGSIFTLKKEIDTKTKINKHKESTNYLLFLIGLLTILCLLILRTYDISLNISAYQDKSSIKYYSLIASSGIIGGSAMILPGISGSLILLSLGTYKEIINIISQLNIKLCITFGISTIIGTGITILIIKKTIDKHIIKFLYLSTGLILGSIINMLFVITKLNVQPNLIFNLSLSSLFITGIYINKLLEDRLSNLKTLNTENRT is encoded by the coding sequence ATGATAAGCATTTATATAAAAGGTTTACTAATTGGTATTGCAAGCATAATACCAGGAGTTTCAGGGGGCACTCTAGCCTTCATGCTAGGGATCTACTACAATATAATAAATTCATCTGCAAATTTAATAAAATTAAAAAAGGTAAAAGAAAACACAATTTTTCTTGGAATATTATCACTTGGCATATTAACTTCAACAACCATCCTTGCTAAAATATTTAAAAGCTATATTTTAGATGGAGAAATAAGAGAAACATACTTAAATGTATTTTTTATAGGATTAACCACAGGAAGCATATTCACATTAAAAAAAGAAATAGATACAAAAACAAAAATTAACAAGCATAAAGAAAGTACAAACTATTTATTATTTTTAATTGGATTGCTCACTATACTATGTTTATTGATACTAAGAACTTACGATATATCACTAAACATATCAGCATATCAAGATAAAAGCTCAATTAAATATTACTCACTCATTGCTAGTTCAGGAATAATAGGTGGCAGTGCAATGATTCTACCGGGCATTTCAGGTTCACTCATATTATTAAGTCTTGGAACTTATAAAGAAATTATCAACATCATTTCACAACTCAATATAAAACTATGCATAACATTTGGAATATCCACAATAATAGGAACAGGAATTACAATACTAATAATCAAAAAAACAATAGACAAGCATATTATAAAATTCCTCTACTTATCTACAGGTTTAATCTTGGGATCAATCATAAATATGCTATTCGTTATAACAAAACTCAACGTACAACCTAATTTAATATTTAATCTATCTTTAAGTAGTCTATTTATTACAGGAATCTATATAAATAAACTACTTGAAGATAGATTAAGCAATCTGAAAACTTTAAATACCGAAAACCGGACTTGA
- a CDS encoding nucleoside triphosphate pyrophosphohydrolase family protein, with protein MKLNEYQIKAKQTAKYKNKKEELILTTLGLAGETGEVVEKIKKLGRDKEYILDDEYLLAIKKELGDVLWYISNLSNNLGITLEDVAITNLEKLKKRHENGTINGEGDER; from the coding sequence ATGAAATTAAATGAATATCAAATAAAGGCTAAACAAACTGCTAAATATAAAAATAAAAAAGAAGAACTAATCTTAACAACCCTTGGGCTTGCTGGTGAGACAGGTGAAGTTGTAGAGAAAATAAAAAAACTAGGTCGTGATAAAGAATATATCCTTGATGATGAATATTTATTGGCAATTAAGAAAGAACTTGGTGATGTGTTATGGTACATTTCAAATTTAAGTAATAATCTTGGAATAACACTTGAAGATGTTGCTATTACAAATTTAGAAAAATTAAAAAAAAGACATGAAAACGGCACAATTAATGGCGAAGGCGATGAAAGATAA